The genome window GAGTCCACGACGTTCATGGGCGACATGTTGGGCGGCAAACTCGGCGTCGAGGCGTACACGCGGTACACCGAGCAGCTGTGGTTCGTGTACGAGGCGTTGGAGAGCGCCGCGCCGGGGCTGGCCGGTGACCCGGTCGCCGGGCCGTTCATCCAGCCCGAGCTGATGCGGCTGCCCGCGCTGGAGCGGGACCTGGAGCATCTGCGCGGCCCCGACTGGCGGACGACCCTCACGGCGCTGCCGGCGACCGAGGCGTACGCGGGGCGGGTGGCCGAGTGCGCGCGCACCTGGGCCGGCGGTTATGTGGCCCACCACTACACGCGGTATCTCGGGGACCTGTCCGGTGGGCAGATCATCCGGG of Streptomyces phaeolivaceus contains these proteins:
- a CDS encoding biliverdin-producing heme oxygenase; translation: MHASDTDATAFSTLIRTASHEQHTEAESTTFMGDMLGGKLGVEAYTRYTEQLWFVYEALESAAPGLAGDPVAGPFIQPELMRLPALERDLEHLRGPDWRTTLTALPATEAYAGRVAECARTWAGGYVAHHYTRYLGDLSGGQIIRDRAEKTWGFAKKGDGVRFYVFEEITNPAAFKRGYRELLDGVRADDLEKQRIVTECKRAFALNTAVFLALGEEFPLSA